One genomic window of Piliocolobus tephrosceles isolate RC106 chromosome 19, ASM277652v3, whole genome shotgun sequence includes the following:
- the YPEL1 gene encoding protein yippee-like 1 isoform X3, with the protein MVKMTKSKTFQAYLPNCHRTYSCIHCRAHLANHDELISKSFQGSQGRAYLFNSVVNVGCGPAEERVLLTGLHAVADIYCENCKTTLGWKYEHAFESSQKYKEGKFIIELAHMIKDNGWE; encoded by the exons ATGGTGAAAATGACAAAGTCCAAAACTTTCCAAGCGTATCTGCCGAATTGTCACCGAACGTACAGCTGCATCCACTGCAGAGCACACCTGGCCAATCATGATGAGCTCATCTCCAAG TCCTTTCAGGGGAGCCAGGGACGCGCCTACCTCTTCAATTCTGT GGTGAACGTGGGCTGCGGCCCCGCAGAGGAGAGGGTCCTTCTCACCGGGCTGCATGCGGTCGCCGACATCTACTGCGAGAACTGCAAGACCACACTCGGGTGGAAATAC gaGCATGCATTTGAGAGCAGTCAGAAATATAAGGAAGGAAAATTCATCATTGAGCTTGCTCACATGATCAAAGACAATGGCTGGGAGTAA